The Candidatus Hydrogenedentota bacterium DNA window ATGCGCCATAACCCTGCGCGAGCCGCATACGCGGGAGATCGCGGCGGATTCCTACGATATCGAGGGCCGCTTCACTCATCACATGCCCGGCGCGATCCGCTGGTGCTCTTTTGCGCCCGGGGAAATGCGCAGCACGCCGCTGACGCGCATCGAGCCGCCGTTCACCATGACCCTGACCTTCGGCGGGGGCATCGCGGAGCACATCGGTTTCGCCTTTGGGCGGCATGCGAAGATCATGTGCCCTATGATCGACTACACGCACCGGCTCACGCTGCATGTCGATGCGCTCGGCCATTACGTGCTCCTGCGCGACAACGTGCTCGTGCGCCCAACGGAATTCGAGGGCGAACGCCGCCTGCCCCAACGCCTTGCGGGCTGTCTCGAGCCCCGGGTCGTAGTCAACAACGTCGACGGTTTCATCGTGACGCAGACGCTGCTCCTCTGGGAGCGCGGGCCGGACGCCGCCGCGGACTGGAACCGCATCCGCTATTCGGTGATCATCATCAATACGCGTTATGCGCGGCGATTGCAGGCGGCGCTCCTCGCATTGGCGCACCAGCGCGATTTCGACATGAGCCGCGTCGAAATCGTCGTGGGTTATGTGCCCGGCATTGACACCACGGACGACCTGATCGATTCGCTGCGCCTGAGCCATCCCGGCCTGCGCATTGTCCGCGCGCCGTTTTCGCCAGACAACGTGCGGTCAAAGGGATTCATGATCAACGAATGCGCGCGCATCGCGTCCGGCGCCTGGATCGTATTGCTTGACGCCGACATCATCGTTCCCCCGGATTTCTTCGCCGAAATCGACCGTCACGCCGACCGCACGCATTTCATCGCGCCGGACGGACGCAAGATGCTCTCGCCCGAAACCACCGCGCGCGTCTTGCTGGGCCAGGTGCGCCCGTGGGAATGTTTCGACGAACTCGCGGCAGCCGCGCCGGAATACCGGTTCCGGGAAGCGGTCCGCATACCGATCGGGTTCTGCCAATGCGTAAGGCGCGAGGTGATCGAGAAAGTGCCATACCACGAACTCGATCATTTCGAAGGTTCCGACTGGATGTTCGGCAAGGCGGTCGTCGTGCATTTCGGCCCCGAGACACGGCTCGAAGGAAAGGTCGTGCTGCACCTGGACCACGCGGGCAGCCAGTGGTACGGCGCGCCGAAGCAGCTCTGATGCCGCCTGCCTACTGCGCCTCGAGATAATCAAGCAATATCCGCGCGTTGTGAACGAACACGCTCGTATGCACCAGCATCTGGTCCGGATTCGCCTTGAATTCCCGGAGTACGGCGCGCTCGCTGTCCGCAGGCGCGGACAGCCATTCCCCCGTTCCCGTAATCGCGTCACAGACCGCCGCCACGCGTTCGGCGAGTTCCGCCCGCGTGCCGGGGCTTTCCGGCGCCGCCTGTTCGCGCAATACCGCATCCCGCCCCCTTGACCGGATCTCTTCATATAACGCTTTCGCGCGGTATGGGTACCACTCACCCCGCCAACTGTAGCCGCCGCGCGCCCCCGCGGCGTCGTAGACAACGACTCTGTCCTTCGGATGCCCGTAGATGGGCCGGTGCGTGCCCGGTTCATAGAGCCGCGCCCATTTCCCGTCCTGCAGACGGCTTTCCTCGTACCAGGCGAACGCCCGCGGCAACGGCTCCAGGAAACGGTCCTCGCCCGTGACGAGATAGAGTTCGGCCAGCACTTCACAGACTTCCGCGCTTTCTGCCGGGGTATAACCGGGCGGTTCAAACGTGCGGGCCCACGCGGGCTTCAGGGTTTCCGGGTCGTATTGTTGCGCCCAGGCGGCCTCGCCCGGCCCGCCCTGCAGCCGAAGAATGCATGCGCCGCCGCGATGCGCCGCCTCCAGATATCGCGCATCACCCAGCAGTTCATAAAGGCGCAGCAAGGCGCGAATGACGTTCACCATCGCATTGTCATTCAAGGTAATGCAGTGGTCGTAATCCGACCCGCCGGGCGGATAGGCCTGCGGCCACCCGCCGTTCTCGTACTGGGACAACAGCAGGAACTCGCCCACGCGGCGGACCAATTCCAGGTCTTCCTCCGCGTTTGTGTATTGCCGCCACGCAATGAGAAAACGCAATGCGCCGGTGGTCACATCGTCGTCGAAAGTCCCTCGTTTCCGCCATTCCCTGTCCACGGGGCCTTCATGCGGAAACCCTCCTTCCGGCGTCATAATCCTGGCAAGGGCGTTCCGCGCCGCACGCGCCGGTTCCGCGAGGGCCGGGTCCCGCAGCGTTTCAGACGCGCCGAGGAAGATACCGGCCACGCCGGGCGTCGCGGGCGGCTGCACGGTAATCCAGTGCCGCGGCACCGGCCGGTACTCGCCCCACATGACGGAGTCGTCCTGCGCGTACGACGTGCCCCATCCGCCGCCGCACTGACGGACAGTCATCGCGGCCAGCGACTTGCGCAGCGTTTCTTCCGCGCGCACCTGCAAATCGGCGGGCGTCGCGGCCGGCGCGCTGAGAACAGCCAAGAGGAACAGCACACCTTCCATCATCATGACCCACTCCTCAGGAATCGGGAATCGTGCCTTATCTGAGACCATTCTGTGCGGCCAAGTGCTTCGCCAGGCGCTTGGCAAGCCCGATGATCGTGAGCACCGTGGGACGTCCCAGCGCCTCGGGAAACACGCTCGCATCGCAGACATACAGCCCCGGCGTTTCCGTGCGCAGGTTGGTGTCCACGAGGGCGCCAAGGCGCACGGTGCCGCTCGGGTGCGTGCCCCGCTGCGGCGTAACGTACAGCGTCGCGGGGTCCGCCCCCGCTTTCAGCAGGATGTTCCGGCATACCTCTTCGGCGCGCCGCATGCGGTCCGCGTCGTCGCCCACCATGGGCTTGCTGATGGTCCCGTCGGGAAACACCCCCCCCGAGATGTTGTCTTTCAATTTGATCATGACGCCCAGCAAACGGTCCCACTGCGTCCAACGGAGCGTGTGGCCAAGGCCCTTGCGCATGGCAATGAGCGGATACATGAGCCACGGGTCGGCGAGCGTGCTCAGCATGTAGCCCTCCGCTTCGTTCTCCCACGACCACGTCATCGGCGGCTCGCGCCCGATGCCCGGCTCTTTGCCAAACCCATAAACCATAACGGTCGTGTCCATCGTCATGCCTGTCCCCGCCTCGCGGAAACCCGATGCCTGCAGGATGCGCGGCGTGCCAATGCCCCCGGCAGCCAGCACGACGGTACGCGCGCGCACGGTGAAGGGCCTGCCTGCATACCGGCCTTCGACGCCCGCACACTGACCGTCCTCCAACAGGACGCGGTCCACGCGGGCGCGGGTGATCAGCGCCGTTCCGGCGGCCACGGCTTCGTCGGCGTACTCGCCCGCGTTCCACTTCGCGCCGCAGCGGCAACCGAGCATGCACCGGGCGCCGCACCTGAACGCGCCATGGGCCCGTCCGGGCCGCAGGAACTTGGCCTGCGGCTCCCAGGGATAGCCAAGGTCCCGTGCGGCTTGGGCAATCCGCGTGGACGCATCGCCGCGCAAATGCCGCGGCAGCGGTGCGATTTCCAATTCCGCGGCGGTTGCCGCCGTTTCGGCCTCGATATCAACGCCGTAGCGGTTCTTGAGCCAGGGAGGCGGCGGGGAAGCGCACCCGCAGAACATGCTGGTCGCGCCGCCGACGATCAATGGCCGCACGATGTTCAGCCCTTCCTTCGTGAACAAGAGACTTGCCCGGTCGGAATAGAGTAATGCCCCGAAGTACGTGCCATAGTAGAACCGTTTCCGGTGGTCGCCACCCCGCTCGAGCAGGACCACGCGCCGGCCCGCCCGCGCGAGTTCGCGCGCGGCCGTCGCGCCGCCGGGACCCGAGCCCGCAACCACCACGTCTGCGTCCAGTGTCATCCTCGCCATGGGCGTGTTCCTCGTTAGACTTACAGAGTACTTCACAACCACTGCCGCGGGAAACCCGAGCCGCCGGCAATTTGCTATCCTTCCCCCGCAAGGGTAATGATTCCGCTCCGGCGTTCGCAATTTGCGTCCTTCTTTCCCTGAATCCCGGCAAGGAGACGGCCATGACCGAAAAATTCAGATGGGGCATCTGCGGGACGGGCGGTATCGCCCACGCATTCGCTCACGGCCTGCAGGCGTTGCCCGACGTGGAGCTCGTCGCCGTGGGTTCCCGAACGGCCGCCGCCGCGGCGCGATTCGGCCAGGAATTCAACGTGCCGCGCCGACACGCCTCCTACGAGGCGCTTGCCGCGGATCCCGGGGTCGACGCGGTCTATGTCGCAACGCCGCACCCGTGGCACAAGCCCAACACCATCCTGTTCTTGAAATCGGGCAAGGCGGTGCTGTGCGAGAAACCCTTCGCAGTCAACCGTAAAGAAGCCGAAGAAATGGCGGCCACGGCGCGCGCCGAGCGCCGGTTCCTTATGGAAGCAATGTGGACCCGCTTCCTGCCAATGCTTGTGCAGACGCGCGCCTGGCTGGCTTCCGGCAGCATCGGCGACGTGCGCATGGTCCAGGCGGACTTCGGGTTCCGCGCGAGTTGGGATGAAGAAAGCCGGTTGCTCGACCCCGAGCTGGCGGGCGGCGGCCTGCTCGACGTCGGCGTATACTGCGTGTCTTTGGCGTCGATGGTCTACGGCCGCGAACCCAGCCGCATTACAGGGTTTGCGCATCTCGGGCACACCCGGGTGGATGAACAATCCGCCGTGGTCCTGGCGTACGACGGCGGTGCGTTGGCGCTGCTCTCGAGCGCGGTGCGCACCAACACGCCGCAGGAAGCCGTCATAATGGGTACCGAAGGCATGGTCCGGCTGCACCCGCCCTTCTGGCGCGGCGATCGCGCGACCCTTACCGTTCATGACAAGAGCGAACAGGTGTACGAATTCCCCCTGCAAGGAAACGGGTACAACTACGAGGCGGCGGAAGTCGCGCGATGCGTGCGCGAGGGCCGCCTCGAATCCCAAACCATGCCCCTGGACGAATCCTGCGTTATCATGGGCGTGATGGACGCCATACGCGCCCAGTGGGGGCTGGTCTACCCCTGCGAATGCCCCTAGACCGGCACAAACGGCGGCAAGGAACACAGACGATGCAGTACGGCCGAATCCCAGGCGTGACCAAGCCCGTCTCCCGGCTCATCCAGGGCGGTATCATGCTTAATTCCGAGGATGAGGCCGCCGGGTACGCCCTTATGGACGCCGTCTTCGCGCTCGGCTGCAACACCATCGACACGGCGCATGTCTACGGTACGGGCGACTGTGAGCGGGTTCTTGGGCGCTGGATCGCGTCGCGCGGAATCCGCGACCAGCTCGTGATCCTCGACAAGGGCGCGCATCATAACGCCGACCGGAAACGCGTCACGCCCTTCGACATCACCGCGGACATTTACGACTCCCTGGCACGGCTGAAGACCGATTATATCGACCTGTACCTGCTGCATCGCGACGACCCCGCCGTTCCCACCGGTCCGATCGTCGAGACGCTGCACGAACACCAGCGCGCCGGTCGCATCCACGCCTACGGCGGCTCCAACTGGACCACGGACCGCATCGCGGCGGCCAACGCCTACGCAAGGGACCACGGCCTGACGCCGTTTGTCGCCAGCAGCCCCCATTTCAGCCTTGCCGAACAGATTGAGGCTCCGTGGGACGACTGCATCACCATCACCGGCGCCGGGGCGCAGGCGCATCGGGCCTGGTACCGTCACGAGCAGTTGCCGCTCCTCTGCTGGTCGAGCCTGGCGGGCGGCTGGTTTTCCGGCCGACTCTCGTGCGATAACCAGGCGGAACACGCGGACACGCTGTATATGCGCTGCTACAACTGCGAAGCCAACTGGCAGCGGCTTGAACGCGCCCGGGCGCTGGGCGCCGAACGCGGGCTGAGCGCCGCTCAGGTCGCGCTCGCCTATGTCCTGCATCAGGGGTTTAACGCGTTCCCCTTGGTCGCAGCGTATTCCGGCAACGAATTCGCCGCGTGCGCCGCCGCGCTCGATGTGACCCTTACCGCAGGGGAGCTTGCCTGGCTCGACCTGCAAAGCAGCGAACGTTAACTCTGGAACCTCCTCTTTCGTTACAATATCCTGACAATTCCATGGGCCTCCATGCCGTATGCTGCTCCGGCTGAGTGGGGGCGCGGAAACAACTGAAAGTGAAAAGCATGACACGCGACAACAGCACATGTCCGCCGTTCCGCCGCTTCCTCGCCATCGTACTGCCTGTCATGGCCCTGTCGGGCGCGCACTGCGTGTTCGGGCCCGACCCGATGGAAGGTCAGGCGGCTCCGGCGTTCTCTTTGCCGTCCCTGGACGGCGAGACCGTGAATCTGGCGGACTATCTCGGCAAGAAGGTAGTGCTCCTGGACTTTTGGGCGTCCTGGTGCCCCCCCTGCCGCCAGACCATGCCGATCATCAACGCGGTCGCCGCGCAGTACGCCGGAAAAGACGCGGCCGTGTTCGCGGTGAACGTGGGTGAAACACAGGCCACGGTCCAGGCATTCATCGACGAACTGGGGCTGAATGCCGTGACCGTACTGCGGGACGAGGACGGCAGCGTCGGCGAACAGTACGGAACGCGGTCCATTCCGCGCATGATTCTCATCGACAAACAGGGGACCGTCCGCCAAGTGCACTCGGGTTATTCGTCCGGCCTGCAGGCGGATCTCTCCGAGGCCATCGACACGCTTCTCGCGGAACAAAGGTAGAGGCGACCGTGAAATTACCTTTGCTGCTGTGCATGCTGTTGGCCTGCTGCGCGGTCGCCGCGGCGCAGGGCGGCGCATCCGTCGAAGTCTGGATGAGTTCCGAAAACGGCGATTACGCGCTGTCGCAGATGCCGGGTATTCCGCTGGAAGCCGCCACGAATGAAGCAGGCATCGTCATCGACCCGCGGAAGACGTGCCAGACTATCCTCGGCATGGGCGCCTCTTTCGATCATGCCTCCTGGTACAACTGGAGCCTCCTGGATGAGGCGGCGCGGGCGGAGGTTATCCGCAAGCTCTTCGACCCCGACGCGGGCATCGGCATGAACTTGATGCGCCTGT harbors:
- a CDS encoding GMC family oxidoreductase, which produces MARMTLDADVVVAGSGPGGATAARELARAGRRVVLLERGGDHRKRFYYGTYFGALLYSDRASLLFTKEGLNIVRPLIVGGATSMFCGCASPPPPWLKNRYGVDIEAETAATAAELEIAPLPRHLRGDASTRIAQAARDLGYPWEPQAKFLRPGRAHGAFRCGARCMLGCRCGAKWNAGEYADEAVAAGTALITRARVDRVLLEDGQCAGVEGRYAGRPFTVRARTVVLAAGGIGTPRILQASGFREAGTGMTMDTTVMVYGFGKEPGIGREPPMTWSWENEAEGYMLSTLADPWLMYPLIAMRKGLGHTLRWTQWDRLLGVMIKLKDNISGGVFPDGTISKPMVGDDADRMRRAEEVCRNILLKAGADPATLYVTPQRGTHPSGTVRLGALVDTNLRTETPGLYVCDASVFPEALGRPTVLTIIGLAKRLAKHLAAQNGLR
- a CDS encoding Gfo/Idh/MocA family oxidoreductase, translated to MTEKFRWGICGTGGIAHAFAHGLQALPDVELVAVGSRTAAAAARFGQEFNVPRRHASYEALAADPGVDAVYVATPHPWHKPNTILFLKSGKAVLCEKPFAVNRKEAEEMAATARAERRFLMEAMWTRFLPMLVQTRAWLASGSIGDVRMVQADFGFRASWDEESRLLDPELAGGGLLDVGVYCVSLASMVYGREPSRITGFAHLGHTRVDEQSAVVLAYDGGALALLSSAVRTNTPQEAVIMGTEGMVRLHPPFWRGDRATLTVHDKSEQVYEFPLQGNGYNYEAAEVARCVREGRLESQTMPLDESCVIMGVMDAIRAQWGLVYPCECP
- a CDS encoding aldo/keto reductase, which translates into the protein MQYGRIPGVTKPVSRLIQGGIMLNSEDEAAGYALMDAVFALGCNTIDTAHVYGTGDCERVLGRWIASRGIRDQLVILDKGAHHNADRKRVTPFDITADIYDSLARLKTDYIDLYLLHRDDPAVPTGPIVETLHEHQRAGRIHAYGGSNWTTDRIAAANAYARDHGLTPFVASSPHFSLAEQIEAPWDDCITITGAGAQAHRAWYRHEQLPLLCWSSLAGGWFSGRLSCDNQAEHADTLYMRCYNCEANWQRLERARALGAERGLSAAQVALAYVLHQGFNAFPLVAAYSGNEFAACAAALDVTLTAGELAWLDLQSSER
- a CDS encoding TlpA family protein disulfide reductase — encoded protein: MKSMTRDNSTCPPFRRFLAIVLPVMALSGAHCVFGPDPMEGQAAPAFSLPSLDGETVNLADYLGKKVVLLDFWASWCPPCRQTMPIINAVAAQYAGKDAAVFAVNVGETQATVQAFIDELGLNAVTVLRDEDGSVGEQYGTRSIPRMILIDKQGTVRQVHSGYSSGLQADLSEAIDTLLAEQR